In Syntrophorhabdus sp., the sequence TTCAGCGCCATCGTGGTTGTCGGCGACGGTAATGGAAAGGTCGGCTTCGGACTGGGCAAGGCTAATGAAGTGCCTGATGCGATACGAAAAGCCGTTGAAAGGGCCAAGAAAAGCCTTATAGAGGTCCCCGTGGAAAAGGGGACGATCCCCCATGAGATCATGGCGAAGTTTGGAACAAGCCAGGTGTACATGAAGCCGGCACGGGAAGGCACGGGCGTTATCGCCGGCCGCGCCGTACGGGCCGTTGTCGAGGTGGCGGGGATAACCAATATCCTTACGAAGTGTTATGGTTCAAGGAATTACCATAACGTGGTGAAGGCAACCATCAGGGGCCTCTCTCAGTTGAAATCGCCCGAGGTGGCATTGAAACAGAGGGGCAAATTGAAAGTCGAGGAGGGGTAGGATGAGCCACCTCAAGATAAAATGGACGAAGAGCTTCATTGGTTGTCCGGAGGACCAGAGGGCAACGGTCAGGAGCCTCGGCTTCAAGAGGCTTTACCAGGAAAAGACGGTGAAGAACACCCCGGAGATAAGGGGCATGGTCAAAAAGGTGATGCACCTTGTTACAGTACTGGAGGATGCTCGGTGAAACTATCAGATCTTAAACCAGTCCCGGGAGCGAAGAAGACCCGCAAGCGTGTCGGCCGGGGAACCGGATCAGGGCTCGGAACGACGGCGGGCTACGGCAACAAGGGC encodes:
- the rpmD gene encoding 50S ribosomal protein L30; the protein is MSHLKIKWTKSFIGCPEDQRATVRSLGFKRLYQEKTVKNTPEIRGMVKKVMHLVTVLEDAR
- the rpsE gene encoding 30S ribosomal protein S5 — encoded protein: MVERKRIDAGDLELQDRLVYINRVAKVVKGGRRFSFSAIVVVGDGNGKVGFGLGKANEVPDAIRKAVERAKKSLIEVPVEKGTIPHEIMAKFGTSQVYMKPAREGTGVIAGRAVRAVVEVAGITNILTKCYGSRNYHNVVKATIRGLSQLKSPEVALKQRGKLKVEEG